The Thermococcus thermotolerans genome contains a region encoding:
- a CDS encoding MTH1187 family thiamine-binding protein yields the protein MAVAEICLFPLGTGSPSVGGYIEPVIEVIRKSGLKYRTCPMGTVVEGSVEEILELVKACHEAILKAGAERVVISLRIDDRTDKPLTIEGKMRV from the coding sequence ATGGCGGTCGCTGAGATATGCCTCTTTCCGCTCGGGACGGGGAGCCCAAGCGTCGGGGGATACATTGAGCCGGTTATTGAAGTTATCAGGAAGAGCGGGCTGAAGTACCGGACCTGTCCGATGGGCACGGTCGTTGAGGGTTCGGTAGAGGAAATTCTTGAGCTGGTGAAAGCCTGTCACGAGGCTATCCTCAAAGCCGGGGCAGAGAGGGTCGTCATAAGCCTTAGAATAGACGATAGAACCGATAAGCCCCTGACTATTGAGGGCAAGATGAGGGTGTGA
- a CDS encoding ubiquitin-like small modifier protein 1: MRVKFYATFRELMGTKEVEVHGVKTVRELIEYLAERYSPEIRKQLLETERVAEGKPVDGMILVNGHNVLHLKGLDTELKEDDEVHIFPPAGGG, translated from the coding sequence ATGAGGGTCAAATTTTACGCGACGTTTAGGGAGCTCATGGGCACTAAGGAAGTTGAGGTTCACGGTGTAAAAACGGTTCGTGAGCTCATAGAATACCTGGCCGAACGCTACAGTCCGGAGATCAGAAAACAGCTCCTAGAAACTGAGCGTGTTGCAGAAGGGAAGCCCGTTGACGGCATGATACTGGTTAACGGACACAACGTGCTCCACCTGAAAGGGCTTGATACCGAACTCAAAGAGGACGATGAGGTTCATATATTCCCCCCGGCCGGTGGTGGTTGA
- a CDS encoding ParB/RepB/Spo0J family partition protein, producing the protein MRWIRLITREEAWKRAERIKREYEAIYGIEFELEAAFIPLASVVPTQAALSEVKLLVVLQEIKHGYNAPVIVIPHGSRYYLIDGHHRAFALKKLGFGEVEAIIIKPKGEFVPGVAKTAEKERLKRLEDVKIVRD; encoded by the coding sequence TTGAGATGGATAAGGCTGATAACACGTGAGGAGGCTTGGAAGCGAGCCGAGCGGATAAAACGGGAATACGAGGCGATTTACGGCATCGAATTTGAACTTGAGGCTGCATTTATACCCCTCGCCAGCGTCGTGCCCACCCAGGCGGCGCTGAGCGAGGTCAAACTTCTGGTCGTTCTTCAGGAGATAAAGCACGGCTACAACGCCCCAGTTATAGTCATACCACACGGGAGCAGATACTACCTCATAGACGGCCACCACAGGGCTTTTGCCCTGAAGAAGCTGGGCTTTGGCGAGGTTGAGGCAATCATAATCAAGCCAAAGGGGGAATTCGTGCCCGGCGTTGCCAAGACGGCAGAAAAGGAGAGGTTAAAAAGGCTCGAAGACGTGAAAATAGTGAGGGATTAA
- a CDS encoding class I SAM-dependent methyltransferase: MAEYFDRIAGRYDDWYRTKTGTYVDRIEKWLVFSMLQSKSGKALDLGCGTGNYTLELKKRGFDVIGLDASEGMLEVARSKGLNCIKGDAYSLPFPDESFDLVLSVTMFEFIYEPERVVAEISRVLKPGGEVLIATMNGRSAWFVFKRLKSVFVETAYRYARFYTPGELEDLLRDAGFADVRSGGVIFFPSFWPFHGLAESLDRKLHRRCKDIAAFIAVRGVKP; this comes from the coding sequence ATGGCGGAGTACTTCGACAGAATAGCTGGCAGATACGATGACTGGTACAGAACAAAAACCGGGACGTACGTTGACAGGATTGAGAAGTGGCTCGTCTTTTCCATGCTGCAGTCGAAATCAGGAAAGGCCCTCGATCTCGGCTGCGGGACGGGCAACTACACACTCGAACTGAAGAAGAGGGGCTTCGACGTGATCGGCCTGGATGCCAGTGAGGGTATGCTTGAGGTGGCCCGCTCCAAGGGACTGAACTGCATAAAAGGCGACGCCTACAGTCTCCCCTTTCCAGATGAGAGCTTTGACCTTGTTCTCAGCGTTACGATGTTCGAGTTCATTTACGAGCCCGAGAGGGTTGTTGCTGAGATAAGCCGCGTCCTGAAACCGGGGGGCGAAGTTCTTATAGCGACTATGAACGGACGGAGCGCCTGGTTCGTCTTCAAGAGACTTAAGAGCGTGTTCGTGGAGACCGCTTACAGATACGCTCGCTTCTATACTCCGGGGGAGCTTGAAGACCTGCTCAGAGATGCTGGCTTTGCCGACGTCCGGAGCGGCGGGGTGATATTCTTCCCATCTTTCTGGCCGTTCCACGGCCTTGCCGAGAGCCTCGACAGAAAGCTCCACCGCCGTTGCAAGGACATTGCGGCTTTTATAGCGGTCAGGGGCGTGAAGCCTTGA